The following are encoded together in the Bacteriovorax sp. Seq25_V genome:
- a CDS encoding fatty acid CoA ligase family protein yields MNIASRIEAQAKLRPQQIAVKFPKKLGDDTYLYKSLTFKELNDRSSHYASYLRDQGIVKGNKVLLFVRPSLDFSALVFAIFKLGAVPVLIDPGMGRKNLITAIKQVAPDALMAVPEVHFMRIFFKEAFAGIKTFISTGIAFNKDTHTLRKMKKATPKEFITEQCDPEDMAAILFTSGGTGIPKGVVYTHKIFNKQTDILQEMFSLTDKDIDLPGFPLFSFFTMAMGMTSCIPDMNPSKPAKCKPMALVQNIADNNATFVAGSPAIWERVADYCLENNLILPSVKYLVMFGAPVRVELHKKLQRVLTNGTTYTPYGATEALPISNVSGKYILENTAKLSNDGNGTCIGTPAPGIEIKIIKAHDRVITSFEDIEEVSSNQVGEIIVRGDVVTKEYYKMPDKALEAKIKDGDTFWHRMGDVGYFDEQGRLWFMGRKIHRLELEDQIKYSIPVEAIFNNHLLVRRSALVGIQKDGKMKPAIVIEPNEKYYHQYQFKKDLMQLGSRYKHTQDIENIYFMEKFPVDIRHNIKIDRKLIEKLVNAGKVK; encoded by the coding sequence ATGAACATAGCCAGTCGAATTGAAGCACAGGCAAAACTTAGACCACAGCAGATAGCTGTTAAATTCCCCAAAAAACTTGGGGATGATACTTATTTATATAAGTCTCTTACATTCAAAGAGCTAAATGATAGAAGTAGTCACTACGCCTCTTATCTTAGAGATCAAGGAATCGTAAAAGGAAACAAGGTTCTTCTTTTCGTTAGGCCCTCACTTGATTTCTCTGCTCTCGTTTTTGCAATCTTCAAACTAGGTGCGGTACCTGTTTTAATTGATCCAGGTATGGGAAGAAAGAATCTTATTACAGCGATCAAGCAAGTAGCCCCAGATGCACTAATGGCAGTTCCAGAAGTTCACTTCATGAGAATCTTTTTTAAAGAGGCATTTGCAGGAATCAAAACTTTTATTTCAACAGGAATTGCTTTTAATAAAGATACACATACACTTCGAAAAATGAAGAAGGCCACACCGAAGGAGTTTATCACAGAACAGTGCGATCCTGAAGATATGGCAGCAATACTTTTTACTTCTGGGGGTACAGGAATTCCAAAGGGAGTTGTTTACACCCATAAGATCTTTAATAAGCAGACAGATATTTTACAAGAGATGTTTTCTTTAACAGATAAGGATATTGATCTACCAGGTTTTCCACTATTCTCATTCTTTACAATGGCCATGGGAATGACAAGCTGTATCCCGGATATGAATCCATCAAAGCCGGCAAAGTGTAAACCAATGGCACTAGTTCAAAATATTGCAGATAATAATGCTACATTTGTCGCTGGTTCGCCTGCCATTTGGGAGAGGGTCGCTGATTACTGTCTTGAAAATAATCTTATCCTTCCAAGCGTGAAGTATCTTGTGATGTTTGGTGCACCTGTTCGTGTTGAGCTTCACAAGAAACTACAACGAGTTCTTACCAATGGAACTACATATACTCCTTACGGAGCAACAGAGGCCCTTCCAATCTCAAACGTTAGTGGAAAGTATATTCTAGAAAATACGGCTAAACTCTCAAATGATGGAAATGGAACCTGTATTGGGACACCGGCTCCAGGTATTGAAATTAAAATTATCAAGGCCCATGATCGCGTCATTACCTCATTTGAAGACATCGAAGAAGTGTCTTCTAATCAAGTTGGCGAAATCATCGTTCGTGGAGATGTGGTAACGAAAGAATATTACAAAATGCCTGATAAAGCTCTTGAGGCGAAAATCAAAGATGGAGACACTTTCTGGCACAGAATGGGGGATGTCGGCTACTTTGATGAACAAGGTAGACTTTGGTTTATGGGGCGCAAGATTCATCGTCTTGAGCTTGAAGATCAAATCAAGTACTCAATTCCTGTCGAGGCAATCTTTAACAATCACCTACTCGTAAGACGTTCAGCACTCGTAGGAATACAAAAAGACGGAAAGATGAAACCAGCGATCGTTATTGAGCCTAATGAAAAGTACTACCATCAGTATCAGTTCAAAAAAGATCTGATGCAACTTGGTAGTCGCTATAAACATACTCAAGATATTGAAAATATCTACTTTATGGAAAAGTTTCCAGTTGATATTAGACATAATATTAAAATCGATAGAAAGCTCATTGAAAAGCTTGTGAACGCAGGAAAAGTGAAGTGA
- a CDS encoding NAD-dependent epimerase/dehydratase family protein, translating to MKILITGATGFLGLHIAEELKKEGHEVVNFSRSHTKELDAIGVSTIQGDLSNVTDVQHALSQNFEAIFHVASKVGMWGKWEEFYRINFEGTKNLFDEAKNCGVKYFVHTSTPSVVFGKDAIEGANESLGYPKEYLSYYAKSKAMAEEYILNDNSPIKRCALRPHLIFGKRDQNIIPRLLEANKNSKLKIIGNGSNLVDVIHVTNATHAHLLAFEELQGDAKNNHKAYFIAQEKPVNLWSFINSILVHKGQQPVTKKVSINTAYAIGYLVELFLKTFKIFNIHPPMTRFVALQLGTSHYFSHDNAKRDFNYSPVVSIDEAIKDL from the coding sequence GTGAAGATTTTAATTACAGGGGCAACAGGCTTTCTTGGATTACATATTGCTGAAGAGCTAAAAAAAGAAGGACATGAAGTAGTTAACTTTTCACGTTCTCACACAAAAGAACTTGATGCCATTGGTGTTTCAACAATTCAAGGTGATCTTTCAAATGTAACTGATGTTCAACATGCCCTCTCACAAAACTTTGAAGCTATTTTCCATGTCGCTTCCAAAGTTGGAATGTGGGGAAAATGGGAAGAGTTTTATCGTATCAACTTTGAAGGCACTAAGAATCTATTTGATGAGGCTAAGAATTGTGGAGTAAAGTACTTTGTCCACACAAGTACTCCAAGTGTTGTTTTTGGAAAAGATGCTATTGAAGGAGCCAATGAGTCACTTGGGTACCCGAAAGAATACTTGAGCTATTATGCTAAGAGCAAGGCGATGGCCGAAGAATATATCTTAAACGACAATAGTCCAATTAAAAGATGTGCTTTAAGACCACATCTTATTTTTGGAAAGCGAGATCAAAATATCATCCCACGCCTACTTGAAGCGAATAAAAATTCAAAACTTAAAATTATCGGTAATGGCTCTAACCTCGTTGATGTAATCCATGTGACCAATGCCACACATGCTCATCTACTGGCCTTTGAAGAGCTGCAAGGTGACGCTAAGAATAATCATAAGGCATACTTTATCGCTCAGGAAAAACCTGTAAATTTATGGAGCTTCATCAATTCTATTCTTGTACATAAAGGTCAACAACCCGTAACAAAAAAAGTCAGCATTAATACTGCTTATGCTATTGGTTACCTTGTTGAATTATTTTTAAAAACATTTAAAATATTCAATATACACCCGCCAATGACGAGGTTCGTGGCATTGCAACTTGGTACTTCGCATTACTTTTCACATGATAATGCAAAGAGAGATTTTAACTACTCTCCGGTAGTATCAATTGATGAGGCCATTAAAGACTTATAA